In one Lolium rigidum isolate FL_2022 chromosome 3, APGP_CSIRO_Lrig_0.1, whole genome shotgun sequence genomic region, the following are encoded:
- the LOC124700501 gene encoding protein JINGUBANG-like has protein sequence MRDSDGEGVGGGLPRSHPSNIPLPMHHSDPNYSGTDDECSNRNSSSSATGGASPGFYNDYPSSFSGECSPYNMSPWNQTMASPWSHHSESMAGQGGAPTMAPGTSLISSLVREEGHIYSLAAKGDALYTGSDSKNIRVWRKQKDSGGFKSSSGLVKAIVISGERIFTGHQDGKIRVWKVSPKNGLHKRVGSLPRLRDFLRGSLNPSNYVEVRKNRSALWIRHSDAVSCLSPTDAAQGLLYSGSWDRTFKVWRISDSKCLESVVAHDDNVNAIVAAFDGLVFTGSADGTVKVWKREVQGKGTKHSPVQTLLKQEHAVNALAVSAVAPVLYCGSSDGLVNCWEGDRQLVHAGVLRGHKKAVFCLAAAGALLFSGSADNTIMVWRRDGGVHSCLSVLSGHTEPIRCLAVVEYNKENVAAAATESVDNSGVSRWIVYSGSLDKSIKVWRVTDEAAEPMFQGSGEGSQMFDRYPGDTFGASSSSSFR, from the coding sequence ATGAGAGATAGCGACGGGGAAGGGGTCGGCGGCGGACTCCCGCGCTCGCACCCTTCCAACATCCCGCTGCCGATGCATCACTCCGACCCCAACTACTCGGGCACGGACGATGAGTgctccaacaggaatagcagctcCTCCGCGACTGGTGGCGCCAGCCCTGGATTCTACAATGACTACCCGTCCAGCTTCAGCGGCGAGTGCTCGCCGTACAACATGTCTCCCTGGAACCAGACCATGGCGTCCCCCTGGTCCCACCAcagcgagtccatggccggccaaggcGGGGCGCCCACGATGGCGCCTGGCACCAGCCTCATCAGCTCGCTCGTCAGGGAGGAAGGCCACATCTACTCTCTCGCCGCCAAGGGCGACGCTCTGTACACCGGATCAGACAGCAAGAACATCCGCGTGTGGCGCAAGCAGAAGGACTCCGGCGGCTTCAAGTCGTCGAGCGGCCTCGTCAAggccatcgtcatctccggcgagcgcaTCTTCACGGGCCACCAGGACGGCAAGATCCGGGTGTGGAAGGTGTCGCCCAAGAACGGCCTGCACAAGCGCGTCGGCAGCCTGCCGCGGCTGCGCGACTTCCTGCGCGGCTCGCTGAACCCGTCCAACTACGTGGAGGTGCGCAAGAACCGGTCGGCGCTGTGGATCCGGCACAGCGACGCCGTGTCGTGCCTGAGCCCGACGGACGCGGCGCAGGGCCTGCTCTACTCCGGCTCCTGGGACCGCACCTTCAAGGTGTGGCGCATCAGCGACTCCAAGTGCCTCGAGTCCGTGGTGGCGCACGACGACAACGTGAACGCCATCGTGGCCGCGTTCGACGGGCTGGTGTTCACGGGCTCGGCCGACGGGACCGTCAAGGTGTGGAAGCGGGAGGTGCAGGGGAAAGGGACCAAGCACTCGCCCGTGCAGACGCTGCTCAAGCAGGAGCACGCGGTGAACGCTCTCGCCGTCAGCGCCGTCGCGCCGGTGCTCTACTGCGGCTCCTCCGACGGGCTCGTCAACTGCTGGGAGGGCGATCGCCAGCTCGTCCACGCAGGCGTGCTACGCGGCCACAAGAAGGCCGTCTTCTGCCTCGCCGCGGCGGGGGCGCTCCTCTTCAGCGGCTCCGCCGACAACACCATTATGGTCTGGCGGCGCGACGGCGGGGTGCACTCCTGCCTGTCCGTGCTCTCGGGCCACACCGAGCCGATCAGGTGCCTCGCCGTCGTGGAGTACAACAAGGAAAACGTCGCGGCCGCAGCCACCGAGAGCGTAGACAACAGCGGCGTGTCGCGGTGGATCGTGTACAGCGGAAGCCTCGACAAGTCGATCAAGGTATGGCGCGTGACCGACGAGGCGGCTGAGCCTATGTTCCAGGGCTCCGGCGAGGGGTCGCAGATGTTCGACCGGTACCCCGGCGACACGTTCGGGGCCAGCAGCTCGTCATCGTTCCGCTAA